From a single Myxocyprinus asiaticus isolate MX2 ecotype Aquarium Trade chromosome 47, UBuf_Myxa_2, whole genome shotgun sequence genomic region:
- the LOC127437008 gene encoding protein kinase C and casein kinase substrate in neurons protein 2-like isoform X3, producing the protein MTEAEKVSDLHMEMKAALMGEDFEKVKNWQKDAFHKQMIGGFKETKEVDDGFRKAQKPWAKKLKEVDAMKKAYHTAFKEEKNATSRETTSKLENNNPDAQKKLQEKVEKCQQEVQKTKERYEKSLEELDKLTPQYMENMEQVFEQCQQSEDKRLRFFKELLLNVKQHLDLSTNHKYKTVYHTLEDTIQGADTEEDLKWFRSNHGPGMPMNWPQFEELSMDLNRTLSRRETKRKHNDEVTLMGISQTGDQVSKSSSSLTVPSSTEPACLNPFDDEDDEDEDAAVHPPKSSPQNTTTEQVVAKTAISVEKRVDWSDEETGNPFVSSNANGNPFDEEPSSPEVSVPVRALYDYEGQEQDELSFKTGEEFTKIGEEDEQGWCKGRLSDGTIGLYPANYVESVQ; encoded by the exons ATGACTGAAGCCGAGAAAGTGAGCGATCTGCACATGGAGATGAAAGCTGCTCTGATGGGTGAAGACTTTGAAAAGGTGAAGAACTGGCAGAAGGACGCATTCCACAAGCAGATGATCGGTGGATTCAAGGAGACCAAAGAGGTGGATGATGGCTTCCGCAAAGCCCAGAAACCCTGGGCCAAAAAACTCAAAGAG GTGGATGCGATGAAGAAAGCATACCACACCGCCTTTAAGGAGGAGAAGAATGCCACCAGCCGAGAGACTACAAGCAAACTTGAGAACAACAACCCAGACGCGCAGAAGAAACTGCAGGAGAAGGTGGAGAAATGCCAACAAGAAGTTCAGAAG ACGAAGGAGCGCTATGAGAAGTCTCTGGAGGAGCTGGATAAACTGACCCCTCAGTACATGGAGAACATGGAGCAGGTGTTTGAACAGTGCCAGCAGTCTGAGGACAAGCGACTGCGCTTTTTTAAAGAGTTGCTGTTGAACGTCAAACAGCATCTCGACCTCTCCACAAATCACAA gtacaagactgtgtatcaCACGCTAGAAGACACCATTCAAGGAGCTGACACAGAGGAAGACCTTAAGTGGTTCCGCTCGAACCACGGCCCGGGAATGCCCATGAACTGGCCTCAGTTTGAG GAATTGTCTATGGACTTGAATCGAACGCTCAGTCGACGAGAAACGAAGAGAAAGCACAATGATGAAGTTACACTGATGGGAATCAGTCAAACTGGAGATCAAGTTTCAAAAAGCAGCAGCAG CTTGACTGTGCCATCTAGCACAGAACCAGCATGTTTAAACCCGTTTGACGAtgaggatgatgaagatgaagatgcAGCAGTTCATCCGCCCAAGAGCAGCCCTCAAAATACCACAACTGAACAAGTGGTTGCCAAAAC TGCCATTAGTGTGGAGAAGAGGGTTGATTGGTCAGACGAGGAGACGGGGAATCCTTTCGTGAGCTCAAATGCTAATGGCAATCCGTTTGATGAGGAGCCGTCTTCTCCTGAAGTGTCCGTACCCGTTCGCGCTTTATACGATTACGAGGGGCAGGAACAGGACGAGCTGAGCTTCAAAACAG
- the LOC127437008 gene encoding protein kinase C and casein kinase substrate in neurons protein 2-like isoform X1 gives MSDFNDSLNDVSSDSFWEVGNYKRTVKRVDDGNRLCNDLMNCIHERARIEKSYAQQLTEWSKRWRQLIEKGPQYGTVERAWCALMTEAEKVSDLHMEMKAALMGEDFEKVKNWQKDAFHKQMIGGFKETKEVDDGFRKAQKPWAKKLKEVDAMKKAYHTAFKEEKNATSRETTSKLENNNPDAQKKLQEKVEKCQQEVQKTKERYEKSLEELDKLTPQYMENMEQVFEQCQQSEDKRLRFFKELLLNVKQHLDLSTNHKYKTVYHTLEDTIQGADTEEDLKWFRSNHGPGMPMNWPQFEELSMDLNRTLSRRETKRKHNDEVTLMGISQTGDQVSKSSSSLTVPSSTEPACLNPFDDEDDEDEDAAVHPPKSSPQNTTTEQVVAKTAISVEKRVDWSDEETGNPFVSSNANGNPFDEEPSSPEVSVPVRALYDYEGQEQDELSFKTGEEFTKIGEEDEQGWCKGRLSDGTIGLYPANYVESVQ, from the exons ATGTCAGACTTTAACGACTCTTTGAACGATGTCTCCAGTGACAGTTTCTGGGAg GTGGGTAACTATAAGCGTACAGTGAAGCGTGTGGATGATGGGAACAGGTTGTGTAATGACCTGATGAACTGCATACATGAGCGTGCACGCATTGAGAAGAGTTATGCGCAGCAGCTCACAGAGTGGTCCAAACGCTGGAGACAACTCATTGAGAAAG GACCTCAGTATGGGACAGTGGAACGGGCGTGGTGCGCTCTCATGACTGAAGCCGAGAAAGTGAGCGATCTGCACATGGAGATGAAAGCTGCTCTGATGGGTGAAGACTTTGAAAAGGTGAAGAACTGGCAGAAGGACGCATTCCACAAGCAGATGATCGGTGGATTCAAGGAGACCAAAGAGGTGGATGATGGCTTCCGCAAAGCCCAGAAACCCTGGGCCAAAAAACTCAAAGAG GTGGATGCGATGAAGAAAGCATACCACACCGCCTTTAAGGAGGAGAAGAATGCCACCAGCCGAGAGACTACAAGCAAACTTGAGAACAACAACCCAGACGCGCAGAAGAAACTGCAGGAGAAGGTGGAGAAATGCCAACAAGAAGTTCAGAAG ACGAAGGAGCGCTATGAGAAGTCTCTGGAGGAGCTGGATAAACTGACCCCTCAGTACATGGAGAACATGGAGCAGGTGTTTGAACAGTGCCAGCAGTCTGAGGACAAGCGACTGCGCTTTTTTAAAGAGTTGCTGTTGAACGTCAAACAGCATCTCGACCTCTCCACAAATCACAA gtacaagactgtgtatcaCACGCTAGAAGACACCATTCAAGGAGCTGACACAGAGGAAGACCTTAAGTGGTTCCGCTCGAACCACGGCCCGGGAATGCCCATGAACTGGCCTCAGTTTGAG GAATTGTCTATGGACTTGAATCGAACGCTCAGTCGACGAGAAACGAAGAGAAAGCACAATGATGAAGTTACACTGATGGGAATCAGTCAAACTGGAGATCAAGTTTCAAAAAGCAGCAGCAG CTTGACTGTGCCATCTAGCACAGAACCAGCATGTTTAAACCCGTTTGACGAtgaggatgatgaagatgaagatgcAGCAGTTCATCCGCCCAAGAGCAGCCCTCAAAATACCACAACTGAACAAGTGGTTGCCAAAAC TGCCATTAGTGTGGAGAAGAGGGTTGATTGGTCAGACGAGGAGACGGGGAATCCTTTCGTGAGCTCAAATGCTAATGGCAATCCGTTTGATGAGGAGCCGTCTTCTCCTGAAGTGTCCGTACCCGTTCGCGCTTTATACGATTACGAGGGGCAGGAACAGGACGAGCTGAGCTTCAAAACAG
- the LOC127437008 gene encoding protein kinase C and casein kinase substrate in neurons protein 2-like isoform X2, with the protein MSDFNDSLNDVSSDSFWEVGNYKRTVKRVDDGNRLCNDLMNCIHERARIEKSYAQQLTEWSKRWRQLIEKGPQYGTVERAWCALMTEAEKVSDLHMEMKAALMGEDFEKVKNWQKDAFHKQMIGGFKETKEVDDGFRKAQKPWAKKLKEVDAMKKAYHTAFKEEKNATSRETTSKLENNNPDAQKKLQEKVEKCQQEVQKTKERYEKSLEELDKLTPQYMENMEQVFEQCQQSEDKRLRFFKELLLNVKQHLDLSTNHKYKTVYHTLEDTIQGADTEEDLKWFRSNHGPGMPMNWPQFEELSMDLNRTLSRRETKRKHNDEVTLMGISQTGDQVSKSSSSAISVEKRVDWSDEETGNPFVSSNANGNPFDEEPSSPEVSVPVRALYDYEGQEQDELSFKTGEEFTKIGEEDEQGWCKGRLSDGTIGLYPANYVESVQ; encoded by the exons ATGTCAGACTTTAACGACTCTTTGAACGATGTCTCCAGTGACAGTTTCTGGGAg GTGGGTAACTATAAGCGTACAGTGAAGCGTGTGGATGATGGGAACAGGTTGTGTAATGACCTGATGAACTGCATACATGAGCGTGCACGCATTGAGAAGAGTTATGCGCAGCAGCTCACAGAGTGGTCCAAACGCTGGAGACAACTCATTGAGAAAG GACCTCAGTATGGGACAGTGGAACGGGCGTGGTGCGCTCTCATGACTGAAGCCGAGAAAGTGAGCGATCTGCACATGGAGATGAAAGCTGCTCTGATGGGTGAAGACTTTGAAAAGGTGAAGAACTGGCAGAAGGACGCATTCCACAAGCAGATGATCGGTGGATTCAAGGAGACCAAAGAGGTGGATGATGGCTTCCGCAAAGCCCAGAAACCCTGGGCCAAAAAACTCAAAGAG GTGGATGCGATGAAGAAAGCATACCACACCGCCTTTAAGGAGGAGAAGAATGCCACCAGCCGAGAGACTACAAGCAAACTTGAGAACAACAACCCAGACGCGCAGAAGAAACTGCAGGAGAAGGTGGAGAAATGCCAACAAGAAGTTCAGAAG ACGAAGGAGCGCTATGAGAAGTCTCTGGAGGAGCTGGATAAACTGACCCCTCAGTACATGGAGAACATGGAGCAGGTGTTTGAACAGTGCCAGCAGTCTGAGGACAAGCGACTGCGCTTTTTTAAAGAGTTGCTGTTGAACGTCAAACAGCATCTCGACCTCTCCACAAATCACAA gtacaagactgtgtatcaCACGCTAGAAGACACCATTCAAGGAGCTGACACAGAGGAAGACCTTAAGTGGTTCCGCTCGAACCACGGCCCGGGAATGCCCATGAACTGGCCTCAGTTTGAG GAATTGTCTATGGACTTGAATCGAACGCTCAGTCGACGAGAAACGAAGAGAAAGCACAATGATGAAGTTACACTGATGGGAATCAGTCAAACTGGAGATCAAGTTTCAAAAAGCAGCAGCAG TGCCATTAGTGTGGAGAAGAGGGTTGATTGGTCAGACGAGGAGACGGGGAATCCTTTCGTGAGCTCAAATGCTAATGGCAATCCGTTTGATGAGGAGCCGTCTTCTCCTGAAGTGTCCGTACCCGTTCGCGCTTTATACGATTACGAGGGGCAGGAACAGGACGAGCTGAGCTTCAAAACAG